The following proteins are co-located in the Pectinophora gossypiella chromosome 7, ilPecGoss1.1, whole genome shotgun sequence genome:
- the LOC126368290 gene encoding protein diaphanous-like — translation MGKKRKHADSDEDYIRRKIRRLEEKLINKAKRNRVIYSSDDDLSSQSSDSPPPMEAECESPLPVIVHAPASPPSQPESPPPPDSPPPPPPSPLLPPPKPPLPPPTEELEGDILQLLGDAPRCETALGPPIHKDVASRWQEILVKGLLKDTKEKLLEEYLVPSNCNLLIAPNLNPEAKAALSDPLVKRDTFLMQKQKQIGIALSALASATSLILSNETSKQKLLKPISDACRILCDNHFMETKSRRNMVISSTNMQLKDTLMESVRDQSWLFGENISEKVKAAKSIQRSGDDLKNQPKQTPKNSRGRLNFKPQHRKVDHKPASSSDSGRGRPHQAAARGSARGAHHRPGQRSPPPRRSYHK, via the exons ATGGGAAAGAAGAGAAAACATGCAGATAGTGATGAAGATTATATTAGGCGAAAAATACGACGGTTGGAAGAAAAATTGATAAACAAAGCAAAACGTAACCGCGTTATTTACTCCTCAGACGACGATTTAAGCA GTCAGTCTTCAGATTCGCCGCCGCCAATGGAGGCAGAGTGCGAATCCCCGTTACCAGTGATTGTGCACGCGCCTGCGTCTCCTCCGTCCCAGCCGgagtcgccgccgccgccagactcgccgccgccgccgccgccgtcaccGCTCCTGCCGCCGCCGAAGCCGCCGTTACCACCTCCGACCG AAGAACTCGAAGGAGATATTTTACAACTTCTCGGTGACGCACCTAGATGTGAAACTGCTCTGGGGCCACCAATTCACAAAGATGTAGCGAGTAGATGGCAAGAGATACTCGTTAAAGGTCTGCTTAAAGACACTAAAGAAAAATTGCTGGAAGAATATCTGGTTCCTAGCAACTGCAATTTGTTAATAGCACCTAACCTCAACCCTGAGGCAAAGGCAGCCCTTTCCGATCCGTTGGTGAAAAGAGACACTTTTCTAatgcaaaaacaaaaacaaattggcATAGCCCTGTCCGCCTTGGCTTCGGCTACATCTCTGATTCTCTCCAACGAAACATCCAAGCAAAAGTTACTCAAACCGATTAGTGACGCTTGCCGCATCTTATGCGACAATCATTTTATGGAGACAAAATCCCGAAGAAATATGGTTATCTCTTCAACCAACATGCAACTTAAGGACACTTTAATGGAATCGGTCAGAGATCAATCTTGGTTATTTGGCGAAAATATATCTGAAAAAGTAAAAGCTGCAAAATCAATACAAAGATCCGGGGACGATTTGAAAAATCAACCGAAACAAACTCCTAAAAATAGCAGAGGTCGTTTAAACTTCAAGCCCCAGCACCGCAAAGTAGACCACAAGCCAGCGAGCAGCAGCGACAGCGGCCGCGGCCGCCCGCACCAGGCAGCGGCGCGGGGCTCAGCGCGCGGCGCGCATCACCGGCCCGGCCAGCGCTCGCCACCACCGCGTCGCTCTTACCACAAGTAA